In a genomic window of Physeter macrocephalus isolate SW-GA chromosome 14, ASM283717v5, whole genome shotgun sequence:
- the UPK3B gene encoding uroplakin-3b, translating to MGLPWRQLRPWLLFLVVLVWPQPCMSLGEWGSRGGCSWPDPRGWGTCWDPGSPPPPIGRGGPRGSGPWSLNPISTAAELIPYTPRITAWDLEGKVTATTFSLEQPRCVLEGHASAASTVWLVVAFSNASRDFQNPQTLAEIPASPRLLTDGHYMTLPLTLDQLPCEDPVGGRGRAPVLRVGNDAGCLADLQQPRYCNAPLPGSGPYRVKFLLMDSKGSPQAQTRWSDPITLRQGKSPGSIDTWPGWRSGDMIVITSLLSSLAGLLLLAFLAASSMRFSSLWWPEEAPEQLRIGSFMGTRYMTHHIPPREAATLPMGCEPGLEPLPSLSP from the exons ATGGGGCTCCCCTGGAGGCAGCTGCGCCCTTGGCTGCTGTTCCTCGTGGTGCTGGTGTGGCCCCAGCCCTGCATGAGCCTGGGTGAGTGGGGGTCCCGGGGTGGGTGCTCCTGGCCAGATCCAAGGGGCTGGGGCACCTGCTGGGACCCTGGGAGCCCGCCCCCTCCGATCGGGAGAGGCGGCCCCAGGGGCAGTGGGCCCTGGTCCCTCAACCCTATCTCCACGGCCGCAGAGCTCATCCCCTACACGCCGCGGATAACAGCCTGGGACCTGGAAGGGAAGGTCACAGCCACCACGTTTTCCCTGGAGCAGCCGCGCTGTGTCCTGGAAGGGCATGCCAGTGCTGCCAGCACCGTCTGGCTGGTGGTGGCCTTCAGCAACG CCTCCAGGGACTTCCAGAACCCCCAGACACTGGCTGAGATCCCAGCCTCCCCGAGGCTGCTGACAGATGGCCACTACATGACGCTGCCCCTGACCCTGGACCAGCTGCCCTGTGAGGACCCAGTGGGTGGCAGGGGGCGCGCCCCGGTGCTTAGGGTGGGCAATGACGCCGGCTGCCTTGCTGACCTCCAGCAGCCACGCTACTGCAACGCCCCCCTCCCCGGCTCTGGACCTTACAG ggtGAAGTTCCTCCTGATGGACTCCAAGGGCTCACCCCAGGCCCAGACGAGGTGGTCCGACCCCATCACTCTCCGCCAAG ggaagtccccaggctcCATTGACACGTGGCCAGGCTGGCGAAGTGGCGACATGATTGTCAtcacctccctcctctcttctctggcCGGTCTCCTGCTCCTGGCCTTCCTGGCAGCCTCCAGCATGCGCTT CTCCAGCCTGTGGTGGCCGGAGGAGGCCCCAGAGCAGCTGCGAATCGGCTCCTTCATGGGGACGCGCTATATGACCCACCACATCCCACCCAGAGAGGCTGCCACGCTGCCCATGGGCTGCGAGCCTGGCCTGgaacccctccccagcctcagcccctag